A single genomic interval of Sphingobacteriaceae bacterium harbors:
- the nuoH gene encoding NADH-quinone oxidoreductase subunit NuoH, with protein MSDWLWGLFQSWGWSQSTFNVVMGLIKGVLVTGFLAVNALILVLMERKVAGRMQRRPGPMRTGPRGLLQTFADAIKLLTKEDVVPSGADVAVFVLAPMVFFAAATALWVVIPFGPQTIVQDLNIGLIYISAVTGLSVLAILMAGWSSNNKWSLLGAMRSAAQLVSYEIPLVLSIVAIGMMAGSLRLGDIVAAQQGGIANWFIFPQILGFLVFFTSGLAEINRAPFDLPEAESELVAGYNTEYSGMRWAIFFLAEYANLVAFSALAATFFFGGPTGPFFPPFVWFLIKTYFFIFVAMWIRWTLPRIRVDHLMNLGWYVLIPLALINLGWTGLYVVLRG; from the coding sequence ATGAGCGACTGGCTGTGGGGGCTGTTCCAGTCCTGGGGCTGGAGCCAGTCCACCTTCAACGTGGTGATGGGCTTGATCAAGGGCGTGCTGGTCACCGGGTTTTTGGCCGTCAACGCCCTCATCCTCGTGCTGATGGAGCGCAAAGTCGCCGGCCGCATGCAGCGCCGCCCGGGGCCCATGCGCACCGGGCCGCGGGGTCTTTTGCAGACCTTCGCGGACGCGATTAAGCTATTGACCAAAGAAGACGTGGTGCCCAGCGGCGCCGATGTGGCCGTCTTCGTCCTCGCGCCCATGGTGTTCTTCGCTGCCGCCACCGCTTTGTGGGTCGTCATCCCCTTTGGACCCCAGACCATCGTCCAGGACCTCAACATCGGCTTAATCTACATCTCCGCCGTGACGGGACTGAGCGTCCTGGCCATCCTCATGGCCGGCTGGTCGTCCAACAACAAGTGGTCGCTCCTGGGCGCCATGCGCTCGGCGGCGCAGCTGGTCAGCTACGAAATTCCGCTGGTCCTGTCCATCGTCGCCATCGGCATGATGGCCGGTTCCCTGCGCTTGGGCGACATCGTGGCGGCGCAGCAGGGCGGCATTGCCAACTGGTTCATCTTCCCGCAAATCCTGGGCTTTCTCGTGTTTTTCACCTCCGGCCTGGCGGAGATCAACCGGGCCCCCTTCGACTTGCCCGAAGCCGAAAGCGAATTGGTAGCCGGCTACAACACCGAGTACAGCGGGATGCGGTGGGCCATCTTCTTCCTGGCCGAATACGCGAACTTGGTGGCCTTCTCGGCCCTGGCGGCCACCTTCTTCTTTGGGGGTCCCACGGGTCCGTTCTTCCCGCCCTTTGTGTGGTTCTTGATCAAGACGTACTTCTTCATCTTTGTGGCCATGTGGATCCGCTGGACGCTGCCCCGCATCCGGGTGGACCACCTGATGAACCTGGGTTGGTACGTGCTCATCCCCCTGGCGTTGATTAACCTGGGCTGGACGGGCTTGTACGTGGTGTTGCGGGGCTGA
- a CDS encoding NADH-quinone oxidoreductase subunit I, which translates to MFRSLRDFFGMVKTALIGMGITIRNMFSPTVTINYPDEQLDMPLGFRGIPVLLSDEEGNLKCVSCELCAKACPVNCIEIQSHRDNKTRRKVLDVYNLDSTWCMYCGLCVEACPFDALAMSDQFELASYDLPSLVYTRDQLAEIGRRAITPVVNIREEQNFGVKTRGGGRR; encoded by the coding sequence GTGTTCCGGAGCCTGCGGGACTTTTTCGGCATGGTCAAGACGGCGCTGATCGGCATGGGCATCACCATCCGCAACATGTTCTCGCCCACCGTCACCATCAACTACCCGGATGAGCAGTTGGATATGCCCCTGGGTTTCCGCGGCATCCCCGTGCTGCTCAGCGATGAGGAAGGCAACCTCAAGTGCGTGTCCTGTGAGCTGTGCGCCAAGGCGTGCCCGGTCAACTGCATCGAGATCCAGTCCCACCGGGACAACAAGACCCGCCGCAAGGTGCTGGACGTCTACAACCTGGACTCCACGTGGTGCATGTACTGCGGGCTGTGCGTGGAGGCGTGCCCCTTTGACGCGCTGGCCATGTCGGACCAGTTTGAGCTGGCCTCCTACGACCTGCCCAGCCTGGTGTACACCCGGGATCAGCTGGCCGAGATCGGCCGCCGGGCCATCACGCCGGTGGTCAACATCCGGGAAGAGCAGAACTTTGGCGTTAAGACGCGCGGAGGTGGCCGGCGCTGA